From a single Populus nigra chromosome 18, ddPopNigr1.1, whole genome shotgun sequence genomic region:
- the LOC133678643 gene encoding serine/threonine-protein phosphatase PP2A catalytic subunit-like: protein MPSHVDLDRQIEHLMQCKPLAEAEVKALCEQARAVLVEEWNVQPVKCPVTVCGDIHGQFHDLVELFRIGGNAPDTNYLFMGDYVDRGYYSVETVTLLVALKVRYRDRITILRGNHESRQITQVYGFYDECLRKYGNANVWKHFTDLFDYLPLTALIESQIFCLHGGLSPSLDTLDNIRSLDRIQEVPHEGPMCDLLWSDPDDRCGWGISPRGAGYTFGQDISQQFNHTNGLALISRAHQLVMEGYNWSQDKNVVTVFSAPNYCYRCGNMAAILEIGENMEQNFLQFDPAPRQIEPDTTRRTPDYFL, encoded by the exons atgCCGTCTCACGTGGATCTGGACCGTCAGATCGAGCACTTGATGCAGTGCAAGCCGCTAGCTGAAGCAGAAGTTAAAGCACTGTGTGAGCAGGCCAGAGCGGTCCTTGTGGAGGAATGGAACGTTCAGCCTGTCAAATGTCCAGTAACTGTCTGCGGTGATATTCACGGTCAGTTCCATGATCTTGTCGAGCTCTTTCGCATCGGTGGTAACGCTCCTGACACTAATTACCTCTTCATGGGCGACTATGTAG ATCGAGGATATTACTCTGTGGAGACTGTCACTCTTTTAGTGGCACTGAAAGTTCGATATAGAGACAGGATCACAATTCTAAGAGGAAATCATGAGAGTCGTCAAATAACTCAAGT GTATGGATTTTATGATGAATGCTTGAGGAAGTATGGAAATGCCAATGTCTGGAAACATTTCACCGACCTCTTTGATTATCTCCCTCTTACGGCCCTAATTGAGAGTCAg ATCTTCTGCTTGCATGGTGGTCTTTCCCCGTCTTTGGACACATTAGATAATATTCGTTCCCTAGACCGTATACAGGAG GTACCTCATGAGGGTCCAATGTGTGACCTCCTTTGGTCTGATCCGGATGATCGTTGTGGATGGGGAATTTCTCCTCGTGGGGCTGGATACACCTTTGGACAGGATATCTCTCAACAGTTCAACCACACTAATGGCCTTGCTCTCATTTCTAGAGCTCACCAGCTTGTCATGGAAGGATACAATTGGTCCCAG GACAAGAATGTGGTGACAGTGTTCAGTGCGCCAAACTACTGCTATCGCTGTGGGAATATGGCTGCAATACTTGAGATAGGGGAGAATATGGAGCAGAATTTCCTTCAATTTGATCCAGCACCTCGACAGATTGAACCCGATACAACACGCAGAACTCCtgactattttttataa
- the LOC133678855 gene encoding probable myosin-binding protein 5 has product MAKRSFKRFVEQELGKLPLFLIYAVLEWVLIAVLFIDGFLAFFANEFAKFFELKIPCLLCTRIDHVLVHRDADFYYNESICGTHKKEVSCLAYCHVHKKLSDIRNMCEGCLLSFATERESDCDLFKFPAGVLHKDIELFADDDRDIHLRLPALGNDIVVPADKSSPHQCSCCGEPLKVKSYSKGKIAGMLSQAPAPSPRAPFVTLRNEGPRKLDLSHVRYTELKEDIKAAMVPLLTEAEIMNEERTPTFSRGNKFFGIPLTDSAAASPRAFTRFPRKSLLDKTELSSEAIEGASLSNEVDGESILQHLKKQVRLDRKSLMALYMELDEERSASAVAANNAMAMITRLQAEKAAVQMEALQYQRMMEEQAEYDQEALQATRDIVSKREEQIKTLEAELVAYREKYGVLMGEDFVESGDEIDEDCHDLKTDSHSSYTERYECLSPSYSSTEGQNNAENVFYQSTSSSFLAVENGGETEDKPLKAFQGQEPHRLGRLNNWDKKVHVSSDDGDLSSQSSSDDVNHSEKVTGKSLA; this is encoded by the exons ATGGCAAAGAGATCATTTAAACGTTTTGTGGAACAAGAACTCGGAAAACTCCCACTCTTCTTGATCTATGCCGTGCTCGAATGGGTGTTGATTGCTGTGCTATTTATTGATGggtttcttgctttttttgCCAACGAATTCGCCAAGTTCTTTGAGTTGAAAATCCCTTGTTTGCTCTGCACGAGGATTGATCATGTCCTGGTTCATAGAGATGCTGATTTTTATTACAATGAATCCATATGTGGAACTCACAAGAAGGAGGTTTCATGTCTGGCTTACTGTCATGTCCACAAGAAGCTTTCTGATATACGAAACATGTGTGAGGggtgtcttctttcttttgctaCAGAGAGAGAATCAGATTGCGATTTATTCAAGTTTCCTGCAGGGGTTTTACATAAGGACATCGAGCTGTTTGCTGATGATGATCGTGACATCCATTTGAGGTTGCCTGCTTTAGGAAATGACATCGTGGTGCCAGCTGACAAGAGCAGCCCCCATCAGTGCTCATGTTGTGGGGAACCATTGAAGGTAAAGTCCTACTCAAAGGGAAAGATTGCAGGCATGCTCTCACAGGCTCCTGCTCCTTCTCCCCGAGCACCATTTGTTACTTTGAGAAATGAGGGCCCTCGCAAGTTGGATTTATCTCATGTGCGATACACAGAACTCAA GGAAGATATCAAAGCTGCTATGGTGCCATTGCTGACAGAAGCTGAGATTATGAATGAAGAAAGGACCCCTACATTTTCCAGAGGCAATAAGTTTTTCGGAATCCCACTAACAGATTCAGCCGCCGCTAGTCCTAGGGCATTTACTAGGTTTCCAAGGAAATCACTCCTCGACAAAACTGAACTTTCTTCAGAGGCCATAGAAGGGGCTTCTCTATCAAATGAAGTAGATGGTGAGTCAATTTTGCAACATTTAAAGAAACAGGTTCGTCTGGATCGCAAGTCGCTGATGGCTTTATACATGGAATTGGATGAAGAAAGAAGCGCTTCTGCTGTTGCAGCTAATAATGCAATGGCCATGATCACCCGGTTGCAAGCAGAGAAGGCAGCTGTTCAGATGGAGGCATTACAGTATCAGAGAATGATGGAGGAGCAGGCAGAGTATGACCAAGAGGCCCTGCAAGCAACAAGGGATATAGTTTCCAAGAGAGAGGAGCAAATCAAGACTTTAGAGGCTGAGCTCGTGGCTTATAGAGAAAAATATGGTGTCCTGATGGGAGAAGATTTTGTGGAATCTGGAGATGAGATTGATGAGGATTGTCATGATTTGAAAACAGACTCTCATTCTTCTTATACCGAAAGATACGAATGTCTCAGCCCATCTTATAGCTCCACAGAAGGGCAAAATAATGCTGAAAATGTGTTTTATCAAAGTACGTCTTCATCTTTTCTGGCTGTTGAGAACGGAGGGGAAACTGAAGACAAACCACTGAAGGCTTTTCAAGGGCAAGAACCTCATCGTCTAGGTCGGCTGAACAATTGGGATAAGAAAGTACATGTTTCATCAGATGACGGGGATCTTTCCTCGCAGTCTAGTTCTGATGATGTTAACCACTCCGAGAAAGTGACAGGTAAGTCACTTGCATAG